One Scylla paramamosain isolate STU-SP2022 chromosome 7, ASM3559412v1, whole genome shotgun sequence DNA window includes the following coding sequences:
- the LOC135102445 gene encoding uncharacterized protein LOC135102445 isoform X3 — protein sequence MYGLMDWLAGNLLGKQDRLHNFKLHIDRLLLRLLQADVGGTRAVAFEVGPPDASDSLIRRHPPRKFQRLEDQQQANTITQEQLEEKQATAERRRQEILTQRVQSAKHRSAMRMRPDNDDGDEVEKFMMTEELDWMSLVNTSLLPPIKHSTAPQSHHQNLSYVSST from the exons ATGTATGGATTGATGGACTGGCTTGCAGGGAACTTACTGGGGAAGCAAGATCGACTTCATAACTTT AAGCTGCATATTGATCGGCTGCTGCTCAGACTCCTACAGGCAGATGTTG GAGGTACCCgcgctgtggcctttgaagtaGGGCCACCTGATGCCTCCGACTCTCTGATCCGCCGTCATCCACCACGCAAATTCCAGAGGCTCGAGGACCAGCAGCAGGCCAACACTATCACCCAGGAGCAGCTGGAGGAGAAGCAAGCCACTGCTGAACGCCGTCGCCAAGAG ATCCTGACTCAGCGGGTTCAGAGCGCCAAGCATCGCAGCGCCATGCGCATGCGCCCTGACAATGATGACGGCGACGAAGTGGAAAAG TTCATGATGACAGAGGAGCTGGACTGGATGAGTCTGGTCAACACATCGCTTCTGCCGCCAATCAAGCATAGCACCGCACCGCAATCCCACCACCAGAATCTCTCCTATGTGTCCTCCACGT GA
- the LOC135102445 gene encoding uncharacterized protein LOC135102445 isoform X1 — MGCGASRVVQAIEEDPEKSPAPPDQQKQQQPEELTSVRSNTPDQPDQASRPVDPPSSGPVIQSNGTESSTPTLEDNLPQSPLERKAPNSGGTRAVAFEVGPPDASDSLIRRHPPRKFQRLEDQQQANTITQEQLEEKQATAERRRQEILTQRVQSAKHRSAMRMRPDNDDGDEVEKFMMTEELDWMSLVNTSLLPPIKHSTAPQSHHQNLSYVSST; from the exons ATGGGGTGCGGCGCCTCCCGAGTGGTTCAGGCCATCGAAGAGGATCCTGAGAAGTCCCCTGCACCCCCTgaccagcagaagcagcagcagcccgAGGAGCTGACCAGCGTAAGATCCAACACTCCTGACCAGCCGGACCAGGCCTCCAGGCCGGTCGACCCACCGTCCTCTGgtccagtcattcagtcaaatGGTACAGAGTCCTCCACACCCACCCTTGAGGACAACCTCCCACAGTCACCCCTGGAACGGAAGGCTCCCAACTCAG GAGGTACCCgcgctgtggcctttgaagtaGGGCCACCTGATGCCTCCGACTCTCTGATCCGCCGTCATCCACCACGCAAATTCCAGAGGCTCGAGGACCAGCAGCAGGCCAACACTATCACCCAGGAGCAGCTGGAGGAGAAGCAAGCCACTGCTGAACGCCGTCGCCAAGAG ATCCTGACTCAGCGGGTTCAGAGCGCCAAGCATCGCAGCGCCATGCGCATGCGCCCTGACAATGATGACGGCGACGAAGTGGAAAAG TTCATGATGACAGAGGAGCTGGACTGGATGAGTCTGGTCAACACATCGCTTCTGCCGCCAATCAAGCATAGCACCGCACCGCAATCCCACCACCAGAATCTCTCCTATGTGTCCTCCACGT GA
- the LOC135102445 gene encoding uncharacterized protein LOC135102445 isoform X2, protein MGCGASRVVQAIEEDPEKSPAPPDQQKQQQPEELTSVRSNTPDQPDQASRPVDPPSSGPVIQSNGTESSTPTLEDNLPQSPLERKAPNSGGTRAVAFEVGPPDASDSLIRRHPPRKFQRLEDQQQANTITQEQLEEKQATAERRRQEILTQRVQSAKHRSAMRMRPDNDDGDEVEKDDGVIETAASITSENEL, encoded by the exons ATGGGGTGCGGCGCCTCCCGAGTGGTTCAGGCCATCGAAGAGGATCCTGAGAAGTCCCCTGCACCCCCTgaccagcagaagcagcagcagcccgAGGAGCTGACCAGCGTAAGATCCAACACTCCTGACCAGCCGGACCAGGCCTCCAGGCCGGTCGACCCACCGTCCTCTGgtccagtcattcagtcaaatGGTACAGAGTCCTCCACACCCACCCTTGAGGACAACCTCCCACAGTCACCCCTGGAACGGAAGGCTCCCAACTCAG GAGGTACCCgcgctgtggcctttgaagtaGGGCCACCTGATGCCTCCGACTCTCTGATCCGCCGTCATCCACCACGCAAATTCCAGAGGCTCGAGGACCAGCAGCAGGCCAACACTATCACCCAGGAGCAGCTGGAGGAGAAGCAAGCCACTGCTGAACGCCGTCGCCAAGAG ATCCTGACTCAGCGGGTTCAGAGCGCCAAGCATCGCAGCGCCATGCGCATGCGCCCTGACAATGATGACGGCGACGAAGTGGAAAAG GATGACGGTGTCATTGAGACTGCTGCCAGCATCACGTCTGAGAATGAGCTGTGA